In one Podarcis muralis chromosome 7, rPodMur119.hap1.1, whole genome shotgun sequence genomic region, the following are encoded:
- the LOC114603435 gene encoding interferon-inducible GTPase 5-like — MDPALTKETVTKDLAEVKFALEKKPFETVSAEVKEQSNLLNNITLEIAITGRSGVGKSSFVNALRGMEDDEKGAAPTGVTETTMLPQEYTHPAFPKVKIWDLPGIGTNKFSAKEYLKKVNFSKYDFFIIIASGRFSEDDTKLALEIRKNKKKFYYVRSKVDIDIDNYRRSKRINVDDTHEMMQAEKTTLDIIRKDSYDNLKALGESSPRVFLMSRWDLRKYDFPLLQETIEKEQGEIKRDVLIMSLPILTKDSIKKKKDAMESLIWKNAMVSCSVGLIPLPFLSLGCDIAIVVSTMGDICKVFGLDEDSLNILANRVGKPVEELKSVIEHTPSTGMITTEFAMDILKRSAMWGAITVVELVLDFIPVLGSLYGGGSSFATTFYLLKNFLENAVKDAEKVLAKAAEPKRCK, encoded by the coding sequence ATGGATCCTGCCTTAACAAAAGAAACCGTAACAAAAGACCTTGCTGAAGTGAAGTTTGCTTTGGAGAAAAAACCATTTGAAACTGTTTCAGCTGAAGTTAAAGAGCAGTCAAATTTATTAAATAACATCACGTTGGAAATTGCCATCACAGGAAGATCTGGTGTCGGGAAATCATCTTTCGTCAATGCCCTGCGAGGAATGGAAGATGATGAAAAGGGTGCAGCTCCGACGGGGGTGACAGAAACAACAATGTTGCCACAAGAATATACACACCCTGCATTCCCCAAAGTCAAAATTTGGGATCTACCAGGAATTGGAACAAATAAGTTTAGTGCAAAGGAATACCTAAAGAAGGTCAATTTCAGCAAGTATGATTTTTTCATCATCATCGCCTCAGGGCGCTTCAGTGAGGATGACACCAAATTGGCTCTTGAGATCcgtaaaaataagaagaaattcTACTATGTGCGCAGCAAAGTGGATATTGATATAGATAACTACAGGCGGTCAAAACGCATCAATGTGGACGACACCCATGAGATGATGCAAGCTGAGAAAACGACTCTTGACATTATACGGAAAGATAGCTATGATAATTTGAAGGCATTAGGTGAGTCTTCTCCAAGGGTCTTTCTGATGTCAAGGTGGGATTTGCGCAAGTATGATTTCCCCCTGCTTCAAGAGACCATTGAAAAGGAACAGGGTGAAATCAAGAGAGATGTTTTAATTATGTCTCTACCAATTTTAACAAAAGatagcattaaaaagaaaaaggatgctATGGAGAGCCTGATATGGAAAAATGCCATGGTGAGTTGTTCTGTTGGATTGATTCCTCTCCCATTCCTCTCGCTTGGTTGTGACATTGCAATTGTGGTATCGACAATGGGGGATATCTGCAAAGTTTTTGGCTTGGATGAAGATTCCCTCAATATACTAGCAAATCGTGTGGGGAAACCTGTTGAGGAGTTGAAATCTGTTATTGAACATACCCCAAGCACCGGTATGATCACAACAGAATTTGCCATGGATATCTTGAAGAGGTCAGCAATGTGGGGAGCAATCACAGTGGTAGAGCTGGTTCTGGATTTCATACCTGTGTTGGGGTCTCTCTATGGTGGGGGCAGTTCTTTTGCTACCACATTCTACTTGCTGAAGAATTTCTTGGAAAACGCTGTGAAAGATGCAGAGAAAGTTCTGGCAAAGGCTGCTGAGCCCAAGAGATGCAAGTAA